Proteins encoded by one window of Acidipropionibacterium virtanenii:
- a CDS encoding sugar porter family MFS transporter → MTAPVEPESSSTPTPGPDAAAPDISVKGTHMKKKSIHRVVFVATLGALAFGFDTGVISGAIPFLQLPTVKGGLALSADQVATVTSSLVLGAAFGGILSGNMADKGGRKKTLLILSLLFIIGALGTSLAPTATVMVVFRFILGLAVGGASATVPVFIGELAPTEMRGMLVARNELTIVTGQLLAYTTNAVIANVWPGHPHAWRFMLVLCTLPALGLFLGTFTLTESPRWLMSKGRRAEARDVLWQLRKGDDVSGELDALQGHIDNIKQESSTRFWSDLNVPWIRRITLIGIGLAFLSQMTGVNSVMYYAPMILIDTGLGTSASLVATIGNGVVAVCSVAFGSMVLLPRFRRRPMLLIGQVGVTCALAAMGAVFSFGAEGPVRSYLVLAFMMLFLFFMQGFVAVIFWLMLAEIFPLRIRGKAMGVAVFANWMANYLVARLFPPLEAALGGGVFFIFAAVNFLTVFFYLKFIPETKGRSLEQLEEDFASA, encoded by the coding sequence ATGACAGCACCCGTGGAGCCAGAGAGCTCCTCCACCCCCACCCCGGGCCCAGACGCGGCCGCCCCCGACATCTCCGTCAAGGGCACACACATGAAGAAGAAGAGCATCCACCGCGTCGTCTTCGTCGCGACCCTGGGCGCCCTGGCCTTCGGTTTCGACACCGGCGTGATCTCCGGCGCCATCCCCTTCCTCCAACTGCCCACGGTCAAGGGCGGCCTGGCCCTGAGCGCCGACCAGGTGGCCACCGTCACCTCGTCGCTGGTACTGGGCGCCGCATTCGGCGGCATCCTCTCGGGCAACATGGCCGACAAGGGAGGACGCAAGAAGACTCTGCTCATCCTCTCCCTGCTGTTCATCATCGGGGCCCTGGGCACCTCCCTGGCCCCCACCGCCACCGTCATGGTGGTCTTCCGCTTCATCCTCGGTCTGGCCGTCGGCGGCGCGTCGGCCACCGTCCCGGTGTTCATCGGGGAGCTGGCGCCCACCGAGATGCGCGGGATGCTGGTGGCCCGCAACGAGCTCACCATCGTCACCGGGCAGTTGCTCGCCTACACCACCAATGCGGTGATCGCCAACGTCTGGCCCGGGCATCCGCACGCCTGGCGATTCATGCTCGTGCTGTGTACTCTGCCGGCCCTCGGGCTGTTCCTGGGCACCTTCACGCTCACCGAGTCGCCGCGCTGGCTGATGTCCAAGGGACGCCGCGCCGAGGCCCGCGACGTGCTGTGGCAGCTGCGCAAGGGGGACGACGTCTCCGGAGAGCTCGACGCCCTCCAGGGCCACATCGACAACATCAAGCAGGAGTCCAGCACCCGGTTCTGGAGCGACCTCAATGTGCCGTGGATACGCCGGATCACCCTGATCGGCATCGGCTTGGCCTTCCTGTCCCAGATGACCGGCGTCAACTCGGTGATGTACTACGCGCCGATGATCCTCATCGACACCGGCCTGGGGACCAGCGCATCACTGGTGGCCACCATCGGCAACGGCGTCGTCGCGGTGTGCTCGGTCGCATTCGGGTCGATGGTCCTGCTGCCCAGGTTCCGGCGCCGTCCGATGCTGCTGATCGGGCAGGTCGGCGTCACCTGCGCCTTGGCGGCGATGGGCGCCGTGTTCTCCTTCGGAGCCGAGGGGCCGGTGCGCTCCTACCTGGTGCTGGCCTTCATGATGCTCTTCCTGTTCTTCATGCAGGGTTTCGTCGCGGTGATCTTCTGGCTCATGCTGGCCGAGATCTTCCCGCTGCGGATCCGCGGCAAGGCGATGGGGGTGGCCGTGTTCGCCAACTGGATGGCCAACTATCTGGTGGCGCGACTCTTCCCGCCCCTGGAGGCGGCCCTGGGCGGCGGGGTGTTCTTCATCTTCGCTGCGGTGAACTTCCTGACGGTGTTCTTCTATCTGAAGTTCATCCCGGAGACGAAGGGCCGTTCGCTGGAACAACTCGAGGAGGACTTCGCCTCGGCCTGA
- a CDS encoding Gfo/Idh/MocA family protein — translation MTRVAVVGAGRIGRHHARLLTAGEVAGLELTVLADPFAPDLDELAAGLGVSRTVRDPLELAGDDGVDAVVITAPAKLHPELIEAFAGAGQHIFTEKPLGVDVASAARAAADAEKAGIVFQVGFNRRFAESWVNAKKAVEAGVVGSVQRVHSLTRDPGPFGADPARIAAGTVFNETLIHDFDTICWLNAGSEPVEVYAVADALVAPQARESGFQDSAVVVIRFDNGAIATAEASFCAMYGYDLRGEVFGSAGMVQMGDPTNTAARVFDASGMHADTRGTDESRYHGAYRGEFQAFADRIGGADVAVPGAVDGLRAQWIAAASIRSAAEHRPVGIDEVK, via the coding sequence ATGACGAGAGTTGCTGTGGTGGGTGCGGGGCGGATCGGGCGTCATCATGCCCGGTTGTTGACGGCCGGTGAGGTGGCTGGTCTGGAGTTGACGGTGCTGGCGGATCCGTTCGCCCCGGATCTCGACGAGTTGGCGGCCGGGTTGGGGGTGTCCCGGACGGTCCGTGATCCTCTGGAGCTGGCCGGCGATGATGGGGTGGATGCGGTGGTGATCACGGCTCCGGCGAAGTTGCATCCCGAGTTGATCGAGGCCTTCGCTGGGGCGGGTCAGCATATTTTCACTGAGAAGCCGTTGGGGGTCGACGTGGCCTCGGCCGCCCGGGCGGCCGCTGACGCCGAGAAGGCCGGCATCGTGTTCCAGGTGGGGTTCAACCGCCGGTTCGCCGAGTCGTGGGTGAATGCGAAGAAGGCTGTGGAGGCCGGTGTGGTGGGGTCGGTGCAGCGGGTGCATTCGTTGACCCGGGATCCGGGTCCGTTCGGCGCCGATCCGGCGAGGATCGCTGCGGGGACGGTGTTCAACGAGACGCTGATCCATGATTTCGACACGATCTGCTGGCTCAACGCCGGCTCGGAGCCGGTCGAGGTGTATGCGGTGGCTGATGCGCTGGTGGCGCCGCAGGCCCGGGAGTCGGGGTTCCAGGACTCGGCGGTGGTGGTGATCCGTTTCGACAATGGGGCGATCGCCACTGCGGAGGCGTCGTTCTGTGCGATGTACGGCTATGACCTGCGCGGTGAGGTGTTCGGGTCGGCCGGGATGGTGCAGATGGGCGATCCGACGAACACGGCGGCCCGGGTCTTCGACGCCTCCGGCATGCATGCCGACACCCGTGGCACCGATGAGTCGCGGTATCACGGCGCGTATCGGGGGGAGTTCCAGGCCTTCGCCGATCGGATCGGTGGGGCGGATGTGGCGGTGCCCGGTGCGGTTGACGGGTTGCGGGCGCAGTGGATCGCGGCGGCGTCGATCCGCTCGGCGGCAGAACACAGGCCGGTGGGCATCGACGAGGTCAAGTGA
- a CDS encoding TIM barrel protein → MEHVTNSPFTLAACAEMIFTDRPFIERVERIAARGLQVEMWDWTTKDLEALAGVGADIGSMTGYISGTLTDDQGIEAFLSSARKSVEAAKVIGCPRLNFHGTGLGEGGIPVEQVETVTGAMWARAALTIEKLAAIGQEADVVFSLENLNLPTDHPGDPFSHPGDTRALVAAVDSPHVRMNLDLYHAQLGDGRLIDTCRESLPWIGEIQIADAPGRCQPGTGEICYRNVARALDQMGYDGVVAMEAFASADSDDALDDFITTFSDLD, encoded by the coding sequence ATGGAGCATGTGACCAACAGTCCGTTCACGCTGGCGGCGTGCGCGGAGATGATCTTCACTGATCGGCCGTTCATCGAGCGGGTGGAGCGGATCGCGGCGCGGGGTCTGCAGGTGGAGATGTGGGACTGGACGACCAAGGATCTGGAGGCGCTGGCGGGGGTCGGCGCCGATATCGGGTCGATGACCGGCTACATCTCGGGCACGCTGACCGATGACCAGGGCATCGAGGCGTTCCTGTCCTCGGCCCGAAAGTCGGTGGAGGCCGCGAAGGTGATCGGGTGTCCGAGGTTGAACTTCCACGGGACCGGGCTGGGTGAGGGCGGTATCCCGGTGGAGCAGGTGGAGACCGTGACCGGGGCCATGTGGGCCAGGGCCGCCCTGACCATCGAGAAGCTCGCGGCGATCGGCCAGGAGGCCGATGTCGTGTTCTCCCTGGAGAATCTGAATCTGCCGACCGATCATCCCGGGGATCCGTTCTCCCATCCGGGTGATACCAGGGCGCTGGTGGCGGCGGTGGACTCGCCCCATGTGCGGATGAATCTGGATCTGTACCACGCCCAGCTGGGCGACGGGCGGTTGATCGACACCTGTCGTGAGTCCCTGCCGTGGATCGGGGAGATCCAGATCGCCGATGCTCCGGGACGTTGCCAGCCCGGTACCGGGGAGATCTGCTACCGCAATGTGGCCAGGGCGCTGGACCAGATGGGCTACGACGGGGTGGTGGCCATGGAGGCCTTCGCCTCCGCCGATTCCGATGACGCCCTCGACGACTTCATCACCACCTTCTCAGACCTCGACTGA
- a CDS encoding LamG-like jellyroll fold domain-containing protein has product MIATSFGAVAPAANADEASTPGSTRSATATPTASTTPTVSTTPTTASPSAVSAHAGLQADYYLLNSDFTFGTHKATVVEQNLNVANMVPNYQRYAGVKEKAGVRWTGSLQAPTTGAYTFTATGDNGFRMWIDGVQVFDWWVDQWDKPQTSKSIQLSSGAHEFKFEQFQNDGGANIKLEWAGPGIARQVVPGSAFRLPSSYDGEWADIAVAESGRTLSAEFDSALSGSVDPSQLTVLADGTALPVSSAGISGKRLTVSVQAPIQKGVQVRLAYNGKGTLTSGGTAVKAFDLPATNGSTYRMSTPWASKVDKNNPLPEYPRPQLVRTQWRNLNGQWGLATLAKGAAAPVNGSGAAYKEKVTVPYALESTLSGIGRHEDHFAYRRTFTVPASWRIGTHQRLKLNFGAVDYDATVYVNGTQVAHHTGGYEAFTADATDALRRGTNELVVKVTDTTGDQPRGKQTPNPSGIFYTSASGIWQTVWMEPTPTASITNVSYRTDLAKSQLQVLTTGDRLAGQKVTVTVRDGHRVVGRATAKGGDWANVTIRRPHLWSPDDPHLYNVTVASGADVVSSYAGMRTVSIGKVDGVNKILLNGRPTFLLSTLDQGYWPDGVYTAPTDEALKWDIRQTKEFGFNTIRKHIKVEPARWYYEADRQGMLVWQDMPANNGGNATSATRDQFKKELSEIVAQHSWSTSIIGYVPMNEGWGEWSKEGTAELAATVKKLDPSRLVNAHSGVNCCNSHGDSGAGDVIDWHQYTGPAFPSPDATRAAINGEHGGFSLSVPGHVWPGGSVNPYGEVADSAALTAAYVKNTAALVRAAGNNLSGSVYTQTTDVEGEVNGLWTYDRQVQKMDKAKVRAANQQVIRAGSGAPGSHKPVGGKEGVARWSMDEGSGTVAKDSTKFGNTLYLGDGVTWGTGADGSGHSLVLAGKQSAQTTVKQLDTTASYTVSSWVKLTSLPSKGGYATFLSADGADQKSSFFLQYGNQADINGFAMSFAGGPRAVAPVTAETGRWYHLVGVRDAATQQLKLYLDGKLVSTVAAHGASPSTGVVALGRGQWEGSSVDYLTGALDGARIWDRALTDAEVAALAK; this is encoded by the coding sequence ATGATCGCAACATCCTTCGGCGCAGTCGCACCCGCGGCGAACGCCGACGAGGCGAGCACGCCCGGCTCCACCCGGAGCGCCACTGCCACGCCGACCGCTTCCACCACACCGACTGTCTCCACCACGCCGACCACGGCGTCCCCGTCGGCCGTCTCAGCCCACGCCGGGCTCCAGGCCGACTACTATCTGCTCAACTCCGACTTCACCTTCGGCACTCACAAGGCCACCGTGGTGGAGCAGAACCTCAACGTCGCCAATATGGTGCCGAACTACCAGCGTTACGCCGGGGTCAAGGAGAAGGCCGGGGTCCGTTGGACCGGCTCCCTCCAGGCGCCCACCACCGGGGCGTACACCTTCACCGCCACCGGCGACAACGGCTTCCGGATGTGGATCGACGGCGTCCAGGTCTTCGACTGGTGGGTCGACCAGTGGGACAAGCCGCAGACGTCGAAGTCCATCCAACTCTCCTCAGGGGCCCACGAGTTCAAGTTCGAGCAGTTCCAGAACGACGGCGGGGCCAACATCAAGCTGGAATGGGCGGGCCCCGGGATCGCCAGACAGGTCGTCCCCGGCTCGGCCTTCCGACTGCCCTCCTCCTATGACGGGGAATGGGCCGACATCGCCGTGGCCGAGAGCGGTCGCACCCTCAGCGCGGAGTTCGACTCCGCGCTGTCGGGATCGGTGGACCCCTCCCAGCTCACCGTCCTGGCTGACGGCACCGCGCTGCCGGTCTCCTCGGCCGGCATCTCGGGCAAGCGCCTCACCGTGAGCGTCCAGGCACCGATCCAGAAGGGCGTCCAGGTGCGCCTGGCCTACAACGGCAAGGGCACCCTGACCTCTGGCGGCACCGCGGTGAAGGCCTTCGACCTGCCCGCCACCAACGGGTCGACCTATCGGATGTCGACCCCGTGGGCCTCCAAGGTGGACAAGAACAATCCGCTGCCCGAATACCCGCGCCCCCAGCTGGTACGCACCCAGTGGAGGAACCTCAACGGCCAGTGGGGACTGGCGACCCTTGCCAAGGGCGCTGCGGCACCGGTCAACGGCTCCGGTGCCGCCTACAAGGAGAAGGTCACCGTCCCCTACGCCCTCGAGTCGACGCTGTCGGGGATCGGGCGCCATGAGGACCACTTCGCCTACCGGCGCACCTTCACCGTGCCCGCGTCGTGGCGGATCGGAACCCACCAGCGCCTCAAGCTCAACTTCGGCGCGGTGGACTACGACGCCACCGTCTACGTCAATGGCACGCAGGTCGCCCATCACACCGGCGGCTACGAGGCCTTCACCGCCGACGCCACCGACGCTCTGAGACGCGGCACCAACGAGCTCGTCGTCAAGGTGACCGACACCACCGGCGACCAGCCCCGGGGCAAGCAGACACCGAACCCGTCGGGCATCTTCTACACCTCGGCGTCAGGCATCTGGCAGACCGTGTGGATGGAGCCCACCCCGACGGCGTCGATCACCAATGTCTCCTACCGCACCGATCTGGCCAAGAGCCAGCTTCAGGTGCTGACAACAGGCGACAGGCTCGCCGGTCAGAAGGTCACCGTCACGGTCCGCGACGGCCACCGCGTCGTCGGCCGGGCCACCGCCAAGGGCGGCGACTGGGCCAACGTCACCATCCGGCGCCCGCACCTGTGGAGTCCCGACGATCCGCACCTCTACAACGTCACCGTCGCGTCCGGGGCCGACGTCGTGAGCAGCTACGCCGGGATGCGCACCGTCTCGATCGGCAAGGTCGACGGGGTCAACAAGATCCTGCTCAACGGGCGGCCGACTTTCCTGCTGTCGACCCTCGACCAGGGCTACTGGCCCGACGGCGTCTACACCGCGCCGACCGATGAGGCGCTGAAGTGGGACATCCGGCAGACCAAGGAGTTCGGCTTCAACACCATCCGCAAGCACATCAAGGTGGAGCCGGCGCGCTGGTACTACGAGGCCGACCGGCAGGGCATGCTCGTCTGGCAGGACATGCCCGCCAACAACGGGGGTAACGCCACTTCGGCGACGCGCGACCAGTTCAAAAAGGAGCTCTCCGAAATCGTCGCTCAGCACTCCTGGAGCACCTCGATCATCGGCTACGTCCCGATGAACGAGGGCTGGGGCGAGTGGAGCAAGGAGGGCACCGCCGAACTGGCGGCCACCGTCAAGAAGCTCGACCCGAGCCGGCTGGTCAACGCCCACTCCGGCGTCAACTGCTGCAACTCGCACGGCGACTCGGGTGCCGGCGACGTCATCGACTGGCATCAGTACACCGGGCCGGCCTTCCCCTCCCCGGACGCCACGAGGGCGGCCATCAACGGCGAGCACGGCGGGTTCTCCCTGTCGGTGCCGGGCCACGTGTGGCCCGGTGGATCGGTGAATCCGTACGGCGAGGTGGCCGATTCCGCCGCTCTGACGGCCGCCTACGTCAAGAACACCGCCGCTCTGGTGAGGGCCGCCGGCAACAACCTGTCGGGATCGGTGTACACCCAGACCACCGACGTCGAGGGCGAGGTCAACGGCCTGTGGACCTATGACAGGCAGGTGCAGAAGATGGACAAGGCCAAGGTGCGGGCCGCCAACCAGCAGGTGATCCGGGCCGGATCCGGGGCGCCCGGCAGCCACAAGCCGGTCGGCGGCAAGGAGGGCGTCGCCCGATGGTCGATGGATGAGGGATCGGGCACGGTCGCCAAGGACTCGACGAAATTCGGCAACACCCTCTACCTGGGTGACGGCGTCACCTGGGGTACCGGTGCCGACGGCTCCGGCCACTCGCTGGTGCTGGCCGGAAAGCAGTCGGCCCAGACCACCGTCAAGCAGCTCGACACCACCGCGAGCTACACCGTCTCGAGCTGGGTCAAACTGACCTCGCTGCCCTCCAAGGGCGGCTACGCCACCTTCCTCAGCGCCGACGGGGCCGATCAGAAGAGCTCCTTCTTCCTCCAGTACGGCAACCAGGCCGACATCAACGGCTTCGCGATGTCGTTCGCGGGCGGGCCGCGCGCCGTCGCCCCGGTGACCGCCGAGACCGGCAGGTGGTATCACCTTGTCGGGGTGCGCGACGCCGCGACCCAGCAGCTGAAGCTCTACCTCGACGGCAAGCTGGTGAGTACGGTCGCCGCCCACGGGGCCTCGCCGAGCACCGGCGTCGTGGCTCTGGGCCGCGGCCAGTGGGAGGGCAGTTCGGTCGACTACCTCACCGGGGCCCTGGACGGCGCCCGGATCTGGGACCGGGCGCTGACCGATGCGGAGGTGGCGGCCCTGGCGAAGTGA
- a CDS encoding ABC transporter permease, with product MSSTPADITAVKAQRPGRLAQMSRFLQRNGSWAVLILMVIVMAVAFDGFLTGSNLGQIARQASFYAPLALGLTFVIFTGGIDLSIGSLYALGGVLAAWASSAGFIPALLAPLVVCGIIGLVQGMIVAGTRIPAFIVTLAGMMFARGLVLFITDEGSVTHHVAPSSGFTSLANGNILGIGNTVWLVVILFIIGVVVSKRTSYGVTLLAIGGQEEAARLMGLPVRRSLLVAHTVSGMLAGLAGAMTASYTGSGVTTLGVGLELTAISAVVLGGTMLTGGSGTIIGSLAGITILQLVANLINRLGLSNSNWQSVVNGVLLVVVAVVQTYLSRMQARNRGDAATAQEAAKDAPEPEPAVPGI from the coding sequence ATGAGTTCCACACCAGCTGACATCACCGCCGTCAAGGCCCAGCGGCCCGGCCGTCTCGCCCAGATGTCCCGGTTCCTCCAGCGCAACGGCTCCTGGGCGGTGCTGATCCTCATGGTGATCGTCATGGCCGTGGCCTTCGACGGCTTCCTCACCGGATCCAACCTCGGCCAGATCGCCCGCCAGGCCTCCTTCTACGCTCCTCTGGCCCTCGGCCTCACCTTCGTGATCTTCACCGGCGGCATCGACCTGTCGATCGGATCCCTCTACGCGCTGGGCGGCGTGCTCGCCGCATGGGCCTCCTCGGCCGGGTTCATCCCGGCGCTGCTGGCCCCACTGGTGGTCTGCGGGATCATCGGCCTGGTGCAGGGCATGATCGTCGCCGGCACGAGGATCCCGGCCTTCATCGTCACCCTGGCCGGCATGATGTTCGCCCGCGGACTCGTGCTGTTCATCACCGACGAGGGATCGGTCACCCACCACGTGGCCCCCTCCTCCGGCTTCACCTCGCTGGCCAACGGGAACATCCTGGGAATCGGCAACACGGTGTGGCTGGTGGTGATCCTGTTCATCATCGGGGTCGTCGTCTCCAAGCGCACCTCCTACGGCGTCACCCTGCTGGCCATCGGCGGCCAGGAGGAGGCCGCCCGGCTGATGGGCCTGCCCGTCAGACGCTCACTGCTCGTCGCACACACCGTCTCGGGGATGCTCGCCGGACTTGCCGGGGCGATGACCGCCTCCTACACCGGTTCGGGCGTCACCACCCTGGGCGTCGGCCTCGAACTCACCGCCATCTCCGCCGTGGTGCTGGGCGGCACGATGCTCACCGGAGGATCCGGAACCATCATCGGGTCGCTGGCCGGCATCACGATCCTCCAACTGGTCGCCAACCTCATCAACCGGCTCGGACTCTCCAACTCCAACTGGCAGTCCGTGGTCAACGGCGTCCTGCTCGTGGTGGTCGCGGTGGTCCAGACCTACCTGTCGCGGATGCAGGCCCGCAACAGGGGCGATGCCGCCACCGCCCAGGAGGCCGCCAAGGACGCCCCGGAGCCCGAACCCGCGGTACCGGGGATCTGA
- a CDS encoding sugar ABC transporter ATP-binding protein, producing MAASRPGSGPALEADHVTRAFGTVKALDDVSFSVRPGSVHALIGENGAGKSTLIKVLTGVYQPDDGSILLHGEPARFNRPADAQDAGISTVYQEVNLIPKLSIARNVYLGREPRTRLGLIDTRTMDRRAQEVLDGFGLHVDVTADLETLGLGVQQMVALARAVTIEADVVIMDEPTSSLERREVETLFSIVRRLRDAGKALIFVSHRLDELWEVCDEVTVLRDGRVVHTGTMAELDRRRLISLMLGRDIEEVAHQGATSFERTDTAAEEAPKLTVKGLNVTGRLHDVSLSVRPGEVLGLAGLLGAGRSETVKAVYGALPTTSSEVEVDGRKVRRNSIHSAMDAGIAMLSEDRKAEGIIPDLTVRENIMIAVPKKVSRFGVISAAKSRKLVEEYIDRLHIKVSGPEQLASELSGGNQQKVLLARWLATDPKVLLLDEPTRGIDVGAKAEVQQLIDDLAARGYAVILISSETEEIADGSDRAVVLRDGRISGELDGEELTNQRLLQVLVGTEPAQSITDEPMIDQAGDAQETADQAGEATTQ from the coding sequence ATGGCTGCATCCCGACCGGGCTCCGGACCGGCGCTCGAGGCGGACCACGTCACCAGGGCCTTCGGCACCGTCAAGGCCCTGGACGACGTGAGCTTCTCCGTGCGGCCCGGCTCCGTCCACGCCCTCATCGGCGAGAACGGCGCCGGCAAGTCCACCCTCATCAAGGTGCTCACCGGCGTCTACCAGCCCGATGACGGCAGCATCCTCCTGCACGGGGAGCCCGCACGCTTCAACCGACCGGCCGACGCCCAGGACGCCGGCATCTCGACGGTCTACCAGGAGGTGAACCTCATCCCGAAGCTGTCGATCGCCCGCAACGTCTACCTCGGTCGCGAGCCGCGCACCAGGCTGGGACTCATCGACACCCGCACCATGGACCGCAGAGCCCAGGAGGTGCTCGACGGCTTCGGCCTCCACGTCGACGTCACCGCCGATCTGGAGACCCTCGGACTCGGCGTCCAGCAGATGGTCGCGCTGGCCCGCGCGGTCACCATCGAGGCCGACGTCGTCATCATGGACGAGCCCACCAGCTCCCTGGAACGCCGCGAGGTCGAGACCCTCTTCAGCATCGTCCGCAGGCTGCGCGACGCCGGCAAGGCCCTCATCTTCGTCTCCCACCGGCTCGACGAGCTGTGGGAGGTCTGCGACGAGGTCACCGTGCTGCGCGACGGCCGCGTCGTCCACACCGGCACGATGGCCGAGCTGGACCGACGCCGGCTCATCTCGCTGATGCTCGGCCGCGACATCGAGGAGGTCGCCCACCAGGGCGCCACCAGCTTCGAACGCACCGACACGGCCGCCGAGGAGGCTCCGAAACTCACCGTCAAGGGTCTCAACGTCACCGGGCGCCTCCACGACGTATCCCTGTCGGTGCGCCCCGGCGAGGTCCTCGGCCTGGCCGGGCTGCTCGGCGCCGGACGCTCCGAGACCGTCAAGGCCGTCTACGGCGCCCTGCCCACCACCTCCAGCGAGGTCGAGGTCGACGGCCGCAAGGTGCGCCGCAACTCGATCCACTCCGCCATGGACGCCGGAATCGCGATGCTCTCGGAGGACCGCAAGGCCGAGGGGATCATCCCCGATCTCACCGTCCGCGAGAACATCATGATCGCGGTGCCGAAGAAGGTCTCGCGGTTCGGCGTCATCTCGGCGGCCAAGAGCCGCAAACTCGTCGAGGAGTACATCGACCGGCTCCACATCAAGGTCTCGGGGCCCGAACAGCTCGCCTCCGAACTGTCCGGCGGCAATCAGCAGAAGGTGCTGCTGGCCCGTTGGCTCGCCACCGATCCGAAGGTGCTGCTGCTCGACGAACCCACCCGCGGGATCGACGTCGGCGCCAAGGCCGAGGTGCAGCAGCTCATCGACGACCTGGCCGCCAGAGGCTACGCCGTCATCCTCATCTCCTCGGAGACCGAGGAGATCGCAGACGGCTCCGACCGCGCCGTCGTGCTGCGCGACGGGCGCATCAGCGGGGAGCTCGACGGCGAGGAACTCACCAATCAACGCCTCCTGCAGGTGCTCGTCGGCACCGAGCCCGCTCAGTCGATCACCGACGAACCGATGATCGACCAGGCGGGCGATGCGCAGGAAACGGCCGACCAGGCCGGGGAGGCGACCACACAGTGA
- a CDS encoding ABC transporter permease, with translation MISTSRATTGSSTRGATPPPEEPTGKKSSPAVMTWISRYGVYVALVILLLLNMAITDHFMTASNLRLQLIQTAPTLIVAMGMAMVIGTQGIDLSVGAVMALSAAVVPLYIGYGSAPAILIGLLFGIACGLFAGFLVAVVGLQPIVATLSVMIGGRGLANVIAGSIKTIDDPGIVALGTESVLGIPYSVLIGLIVVLIVAFLVRRTTFGLNLESIGANKLATKLAGVRIGAVLLAVYAINGLLAALSGIIVAARTQASDPKTVGLLMEMDAIAAVVIGGTSLNGGKVRVLGTVAGALLMQLIAATLVSHNAPDSMAQMVEAVVIVAAVFTQVGRRKS, from the coding sequence GTGATATCGACATCCCGGGCCACCACCGGCTCGTCGACGAGGGGAGCGACGCCGCCTCCCGAGGAGCCCACCGGCAAGAAGTCCTCCCCCGCAGTGATGACCTGGATCTCCCGGTACGGCGTCTACGTCGCCCTGGTCATCCTCCTGCTGCTCAACATGGCCATCACCGACCACTTCATGACGGCGTCCAACCTGCGCCTCCAGCTCATCCAGACCGCCCCGACACTCATCGTGGCGATGGGCATGGCGATGGTCATCGGCACCCAGGGCATCGACCTGTCGGTCGGCGCGGTGATGGCACTCTCGGCGGCCGTCGTACCGCTCTACATCGGCTACGGCTCCGCGCCGGCCATCCTCATCGGCCTGCTCTTCGGCATCGCCTGCGGCCTCTTCGCCGGATTTCTGGTGGCCGTCGTCGGCCTCCAGCCCATCGTCGCCACACTGTCGGTGATGATCGGCGGCCGGGGCCTGGCCAACGTCATCGCCGGATCCATCAAGACCATCGACGATCCGGGAATCGTCGCACTGGGTACCGAATCAGTTCTCGGCATCCCCTACTCGGTACTCATCGGGCTGATCGTGGTGCTCATCGTCGCCTTCCTGGTGCGACGCACCACCTTCGGCCTCAATCTGGAATCGATCGGCGCCAACAAGCTGGCCACCAAGCTCGCCGGAGTGCGGATCGGGGCGGTGCTGCTGGCCGTCTACGCCATCAACGGCCTGCTGGCAGCCCTGTCGGGGATCATCGTCGCCGCCCGCACCCAGGCTTCCGACCCCAAGACGGTCGGCCTGCTGATGGAGATGGACGCCATCGCGGCGGTCGTCATCGGCGGCACTTCGCTGAACGGCGGCAAGGTGAGAGTCCTCGGCACGGTGGCCGGCGCCCTGCTGATGCAGCTCATCGCGGCCACCCTCGTCTCGCACAACGCGCCGGACTCGATGGCGCAGATGGTGGAGGCGGTCGTCATCGTCGCCGCCGTCTTCACCCAGGTCGGAAGGCGGAAGTCATGA